The Staphylococcus carnosus genome has a segment encoding these proteins:
- a CDS encoding MarR family winged helix-turn-helix transcriptional regulator: MSRQESALNAFIGLTRTTDILEQIAKEDARKHQLNITEFAVLELLFHKGPQQVQHIRKRVLIASSSITYVVDCLVKKQLVNRVKDDKDKRVFNVALTAQGIQLMEAIFPQHAKALTEAFATLNDDELAQLNQLLKKVSTHAQMIEA, from the coding sequence ATGTCGCGACAAGAAAGTGCGTTAAATGCATTTATCGGTTTAACCAGAACGACTGATATTTTAGAACAAATTGCAAAAGAAGATGCCAGAAAGCATCAATTAAATATTACAGAGTTTGCGGTATTAGAATTACTATTTCATAAAGGACCGCAACAAGTACAGCATATTCGTAAGCGGGTACTTATAGCGAGCAGCAGTATTACGTATGTCGTAGATTGTTTAGTGAAAAAGCAACTCGTCAATAGAGTAAAAGATGATAAAGATAAGCGTGTATTTAATGTAGCATTGACAGCACAAGGCATACAGTTGATGGAAGCAATTTTCCCTCAACATGCAAAAGCGTTAACAGAAGCTTTTGCAACTTTAAATGATGACGAACTTGCACAATTAAATCAGTTATTAAAAAAAGTCAGCACTCATGCACAAATGATTGAAGCATAA
- a CDS encoding metal ABC transporter solute-binding protein, Zn/Mn family: MKKTLFILLSLVLTVALAACGNGSNDKDSSSSKDKKEYSEKHKMKINTTVFAFQSFAEQIGGKYVDVKSIYPPGSDIHNFEPTQKEILNISKGDLFIYTSKDMDPAAGKIAKTIKNKDDVLSLTKGISKNDLLPGEEHEHEHEHGDHEEHGEEHEHEHEHGKYDPHIWLDPVIDQKFAKEIKDELVKKDPDHKDYYEKNYKKLDKQIADVDKDMKQISKDKKRDKVIISHDSLSYLAKRYNFEQEGVNGMNNDEPSQKEILSIVDEVKKSKQPYVLYEQNIPSKVTDIIRKETNTKPLSFHNLSVLTKDEAKDKDITYQSLMKKNIKSLKKALDE, translated from the coding sequence ATGAAGAAAACATTATTCATTTTATTATCTCTTGTCTTAACTGTAGCTTTAGCAGCTTGCGGAAATGGCAGCAACGATAAAGACAGCAGCAGCAGTAAAGATAAGAAAGAATACAGCGAAAAGCATAAGATGAAAATTAATACGACAGTCTTTGCTTTCCAAAGCTTTGCCGAGCAAATCGGTGGTAAATACGTAGATGTTAAATCAATCTATCCACCTGGTTCAGACATACATAACTTCGAACCAACGCAAAAAGAAATCTTGAATATCTCTAAAGGTGACTTATTCATTTATACATCTAAAGATATGGATCCAGCAGCAGGAAAAATTGCGAAAACAATTAAAAATAAAGATGACGTATTATCTTTAACAAAAGGAATCAGTAAAAACGATTTACTTCCAGGTGAAGAACATGAACATGAGCATGAACATGGCGACCATGAAGAACACGGAGAAGAACATGAGCATGAACATGAACACGGTAAATACGATCCACATATTTGGTTAGATCCAGTTATTGACCAAAAATTCGCTAAAGAAATTAAAGACGAATTAGTTAAGAAAGATCCTGACCATAAAGATTACTATGAAAAGAACTATAAAAAATTAGATAAACAAATCGCTGATGTCGATAAAGATATGAAACAAATTTCTAAAGACAAAAAACGTGATAAAGTTATCATTTCACATGATTCATTATCATACTTAGCTAAACGTTATAACTTCGAACAAGAAGGCGTTAATGGTATGAACAATGATGAACCAAGTCAAAAAGAAATTTTATCTATTGTCGATGAAGTTAAAAAATCTAAACAACCATACGTATTGTATGAACAAAACATTCCTTCTAAAGTAACTGACATCATCAGAAAAGAAACAAATACAAAACCATTAAGCTTCCATAACTTGTCAGTATTAACTAAAGATGAAGCAAAAGATAAAGATATTACTTATCAATCATTGATGAAGAAAAATATCAAATCATTGAAAAAAGCTTTAGATGAATAA
- a CDS encoding GNAT family N-acetyltransferase: MTGLQTGENQFYIGDAEEPDAIIQFRNVNEKTIDIYYAAVSDTLGNQGMGTKLVEKVIDYANENDLKITCSSSYARNIIDHFPEFKQFYAGKE, encoded by the coding sequence ATGACAGGTTTGCAAACGGGTGAAAATCAATTTTATATAGGAGATGCAGAAGAACCGGATGCTATCATCCAGTTTCGTAATGTAAACGAAAAAACGATTGATATCTACTATGCAGCCGTAAGCGACACTTTAGGCAATCAGGGTATGGGTACTAAATTAGTCGAGAAAGTTATCGATTATGCCAATGAAAATGATTTAAAAATTACTTGCAGCAGTTCTTATGCTCGAAATATTATTGATCATTTTCCAGAATTCAAGCAATTCTATGCAGGCAAAGAATAA
- a CDS encoding VOC family protein: MKDIKRIHHISAIVGDPQENLDFYRDVLGLQLIKQTVNFDDPGVYHLYFSRQDENKEMVITFFNWPNEHRGRVGSGQVGTIAFRIPKGSMDRWQAWLKDKGVDSKISGLFDDATLEFKDVHGLSLALVEGEEESDDDAILGFHGTELLSADPEGTRSTLVDDMGLNVVSENPAKIHLETRGEEAHQIIISTSPMPKGLFGVGTVHHVAWNAEDEAEHKEWQSHMLDAGYHVTEVKDRKYFKALYFKEKGDIVFEIATEGPGFTVDEDVNELGQHLMLPEQFESQREELVQNLKTLQL; this comes from the coding sequence ATGAAAGATATTAAACGTATTCATCATATTTCAGCAATTGTAGGAGATCCGCAAGAAAACTTAGATTTTTATAGAGATGTATTAGGTTTGCAGTTAATTAAACAAACAGTCAATTTTGATGACCCAGGTGTCTACCATCTTTATTTCTCAAGACAAGATGAAAATAAAGAAATGGTGATTACTTTCTTCAACTGGCCGAACGAACATCGCGGTAGAGTAGGAAGCGGTCAAGTCGGCACAATTGCATTCAGAATTCCAAAAGGTTCTATGGATAGATGGCAAGCATGGTTGAAAGATAAAGGTGTAGATTCTAAAATATCAGGTTTGTTTGATGATGCGACATTGGAATTTAAAGATGTACACGGTCTTTCACTCGCATTAGTAGAAGGTGAAGAAGAATCAGATGATGATGCGATTTTAGGGTTCCACGGAACAGAATTGCTTTCTGCTGATCCAGAAGGTACACGCAGTACCTTAGTTGATGATATGGGATTGAATGTGGTGAGTGAAAATCCAGCTAAAATCCATTTAGAAACACGTGGAGAAGAAGCACATCAAATTATTATTTCAACATCACCAATGCCAAAAGGACTATTCGGTGTCGGCACAGTACACCATGTAGCATGGAATGCTGAAGATGAAGCTGAACATAAAGAATGGCAATCACATATGCTCGATGCAGGTTATCATGTTACTGAAGTTAAAGACAGAAAATACTTTAAAGCACTTTACTTCAAAGAAAAAGGTGATATTGTATTTGAAATTGCGACTGAAGGACCAGGGTTTACAGTTGATGAAGATGTGAATGAATTGGGTCAGCATTTAATGTTGCCAGAACAATTTGAAAGTCAACGTGAAGAATTGGTACAAAATTTAAAAACGCTTCAACTATAA